The Muricauda sp. SCSIO 65647 genome includes a region encoding these proteins:
- a CDS encoding TonB-dependent receptor — MKKQRNTGSWCPPLPKFDLKMKLTALLVLTALFGLQANNSYSQKTKISLDVKNMSVASVIDEIESTTDYRFVYITKYVDIDRKVSLKVRRERIKKVLGILFDMTDTDYTVEDTQILLTYKDKSEEITTEKKETTILGAQQAEISGKVTDKDGVPLPGASIVEKGTSNGTQTDFDGNFSLELVGEDPVLVISYIGFAAKEVQVNGQNTINVTLLADTANLDEVVVIGYGTVKKSDLTGAVASVSQKEIQDVPVASIDQSIQGRAAGVTVTQTSGAPGAGISIRIRGGNSISGGNEPLYVIDGIPVYSNNNLFQPGDGSFNVGEGQNALATLNPGDIESIEILKDASATAIYGSRGSNGVVIITTKKGEAGKPKFSFNTYTGFQEVSRTLDLLVGSEHLAFKNEQLVNLGIPVRYGVPDGRFPMPLDEYGATDWQDEIFRTAVITNHQLSVSGGSENSKYFISGSYFDQEGTIINSGFKRYSLRINMDNKLSDRMTLTNSLSLSRSQNNPTIDAGGEGVLTNALRFTPALPVFDEDGNYSINVGPGSGLSQMVNPVQLARETINEIETDRVLANFALDYELVNNLKLRVSVGGDIVSSQRRLFFPNNFEYATLAVNENGSAVSSFTRSTNLLNENTLSYKYEINPDNVFDFLAGITFQSQEIEISTAQTNDFVTNVNGPDNLSVGASPQPTITQREKWGLNSYLARVNYNHKNKYLLTLSGRLDGSSRFGENNKYGFFPSAAFAWRVSEESFFGESETFSSLKFRASYGITGNQEIGLYQSLARLGTLRTVFDNGANTPIGVFPQNVANPDLRWEKTAQFNVGLDMSFFKNRVQLSADYYNKKTEDLLVAIELPATSGASSALSNIGSLRNEGLEFTLNTRILDGEFSWQASGNLAWNRNEVLDIGVNDDIILSADGIGSSNIITRGESVASFYGLVWDGVWQDQAEIDASGIAPNANPGDWKFKDVNGDGVFNEADDRTIIGDGLPDLVYGFTNDFSWKGLDLSIFFQGVSGNEILNLNRRSLEDGQPNFNMLTTVRNRWTVDNPSNTNVRMAARHPNTASTFLIEDGSFLRLRNVTLGYNIPMKSERLKSFISSARIYVTGQNLWTITDYRGFDPEVNSEGQDNVLSGIDYGTYPKAVSYILGIDVSF, encoded by the coding sequence ATGAAAAAACAACGGAACACGGGGTCGTGGTGTCCACCACTGCCAAAATTCGACCTAAAAATGAAATTGACCGCTCTGTTAGTATTAACTGCTTTATTCGGACTACAGGCCAATAACAGCTATTCACAGAAAACCAAAATCTCGTTGGATGTTAAAAATATGTCGGTTGCCTCAGTTATCGATGAAATTGAAAGCACCACAGATTATCGATTTGTTTATATCACCAAATACGTTGATATAGACCGCAAAGTATCCCTAAAAGTAAGACGTGAACGAATCAAAAAAGTACTGGGCATTTTATTTGACATGACAGATACGGACTATACAGTAGAGGATACCCAAATCCTTCTTACATATAAGGACAAAAGCGAAGAAATTACGACAGAAAAAAAAGAGACAACTATCTTAGGGGCACAACAAGCCGAGATTTCTGGAAAAGTGACGGACAAAGATGGCGTTCCACTACCAGGAGCCAGTATAGTTGAAAAGGGCACCTCTAATGGTACACAAACTGATTTTGATGGAAACTTTTCGTTGGAATTGGTTGGGGAAGACCCTGTTCTAGTTATTTCCTATATAGGTTTTGCCGCAAAGGAGGTTCAAGTGAACGGACAAAACACCATTAACGTTACTTTGCTTGCAGATACCGCTAATTTAGACGAAGTAGTGGTCATAGGATATGGTACCGTCAAAAAGAGCGATCTAACTGGAGCTGTTGCTTCGGTTTCCCAAAAAGAGATTCAAGATGTACCCGTAGCATCCATAGATCAGTCAATACAAGGTAGGGCCGCGGGGGTGACCGTTACGCAGACATCCGGTGCTCCAGGAGCGGGAATAAGTATCCGAATCAGGGGTGGAAACTCGATAAGCGGTGGCAATGAACCATTGTACGTCATAGACGGTATTCCTGTTTACAGTAACAACAACCTATTTCAACCAGGTGATGGATCGTTCAATGTAGGTGAAGGGCAAAATGCATTGGCCACACTCAATCCAGGTGATATCGAGTCCATTGAAATCCTAAAAGATGCCTCTGCAACGGCAATTTATGGATCTAGGGGATCCAATGGTGTGGTCATCATCACCACAAAAAAAGGCGAAGCAGGTAAACCGAAATTTAGCTTCAATACCTATACTGGTTTTCAAGAAGTGTCCAGAACATTGGATTTGTTGGTGGGCTCAGAACATTTGGCATTTAAAAATGAGCAATTGGTAAATCTTGGAATACCTGTTAGATATGGTGTGCCAGATGGAAGATTTCCAATGCCGTTGGATGAATATGGAGCTACCGATTGGCAAGATGAAATTTTTAGAACGGCAGTAATAACCAACCATCAACTTTCGGTTTCTGGAGGAAGCGAGAATTCAAAATATTTCATCAGCGGAAGTTACTTTGACCAAGAGGGTACAATCATCAATTCTGGGTTCAAAAGATATAGTCTCAGAATAAATATGGATAATAAGCTCTCAGATAGAATGACGCTTACCAACAGCCTGTCTTTAAGTAGAAGCCAAAATAACCCTACGATAGATGCAGGAGGAGAGGGAGTGCTCACAAATGCCTTGCGTTTTACACCTGCTCTACCTGTTTTTGACGAAGACGGCAATTATTCGATTAATGTTGGTCCAGGATCTGGACTTTCACAAATGGTCAATCCGGTGCAACTGGCCAGGGAAACCATCAATGAGATTGAAACCGACCGGGTTTTGGCCAATTTTGCTTTGGACTATGAATTGGTGAATAACCTAAAACTAAGAGTAAGTGTTGGAGGTGATATTGTGAGTAGCCAGCGCCGACTCTTCTTCCCGAACAATTTTGAATATGCAACTTTAGCGGTCAATGAAAACGGGTCTGCTGTCTCATCCTTTACGCGTTCCACAAATCTGTTGAACGAAAATACCCTTAGCTACAAGTATGAGATCAACCCTGATAATGTATTTGATTTTCTTGCCGGTATAACGTTCCAGTCGCAAGAAATAGAGATTTCTACCGCACAGACCAATGATTTTGTCACCAATGTGAACGGACCCGACAATCTTTCCGTTGGTGCCTCGCCCCAACCCACAATTACCCAAAGGGAAAAATGGGGTTTAAATTCATATTTGGCACGTGTCAACTATAACCATAAAAACAAGTATTTGCTAACATTGAGCGGAAGGCTTGACGGTTCATCCCGCTTTGGCGAAAACAATAAATATGGTTTCTTTCCATCTGCTGCTTTCGCTTGGAGAGTTTCAGAAGAAAGTTTCTTCGGCGAAAGCGAAACCTTTAGCAGTTTAAAGTTCAGGGCAAGCTACGGTATTACGGGTAACCAAGAAATAGGACTTTATCAGTCATTGGCGCGACTAGGAACGTTGCGCACGGTATTTGATAATGGTGCGAACACCCCTATAGGGGTTTTCCCCCAAAATGTTGCCAATCCCGACTTAAGATGGGAAAAAACGGCACAATTCAATGTAGGGCTGGATATGAGTTTTTTCAAAAATAGAGTTCAGCTTTCAGCCGATTATTATAATAAGAAGACCGAAGATTTATTAGTAGCAATCGAACTTCCGGCAACATCTGGAGCAAGCAGTGCCCTAAGCAATATTGGAAGTCTTAGGAACGAAGGTCTGGAGTTTACTTTGAATACTAGGATATTGGATGGTGAATTTAGTTGGCAAGCCAGTGGCAACCTTGCCTGGAATCGAAACGAAGTTTTGGATATTGGAGTTAACGATGATATCATTTTGAGTGCCGACGGCATAGGTAGTAGCAATATAATTACCAGAGGGGAATCTGTAGCTTCTTTCTATGGATTGGTTTGGGATGGCGTTTGGCAAGACCAAGCTGAGATAGATGCATCGGGTATAGCCCCCAATGCAAACCCAGGTGATTGGAAATTCAAGGATGTAAATGGTGACGGGGTCTTCAATGAAGCTGATGACCGTACAATAATAGGTGATGGTTTACCTGATTTGGTATATGGATTCACTAATGACTTTAGTTGGAAAGGGTTGGATCTATCCATTTTCTTTCAAGGAGTTTCCGGAAACGAAATTCTTAATCTGAACCGCAGAAGTTTGGAAGACGGACAACCAAACTTCAATATGTTGACAACTGTCAGAAATCGCTGGACCGTTGATAATCCAAGTAACACCAACGTTCGAATGGCCGCACGGCATCCTAACACGGCAAGTACCTTCTTGATCGAAGACGGTTCTTTCCTAAGGTTGCGAAATGTCACGCTGGGGTATAACATTCCCATGAAATCAGAAAGATTGAAATCTTTTATAAGTAGTGCTAGAATATATGTCACTGGTCAAAACCTATGGACGATAACCGATTATAGGGGTTTTGATCCAGAGGTTAATTCAGAAGGTCAAGACAACGTATTGTCTGGCATCGACTACGGAACGTATCCGAAAGCCGTATCATACATTCTAGGTATTGATGTTAGTTTTTAA
- a CDS encoding RagB/SusD family nutrient uptake outer membrane protein, giving the protein MKNILIPIVAITLMVSCESNLEEEPFSFITNDNFFNTEEDAISGVNAVYQNLREGGFYGSTYVTLSEVGADIIEYRSDGDAEFIGFDKNQFGSAFGPLNNFWTQAYSTINRANTVIVNTTLDSEIGDRVVAEATFLRALTYFNLVRAFGDVPLVLIPPEGIDNLAIPRVESSQVYDQIITDLNQIIGDGDLPETYGNSSDIGRATLGAAQALLAEIHLTLGNYSEARDLAQQIISSGTYQLFDTYNDVFDLANENGIEHIFSIQYSCVEPQFGSGYAQSFAVDFLYPGFGGLMVNEAFVASFDANDVRSELIYTEKITESGEILEVKQLPRHDKFFDPSPCGNSRAKNNWIVYRFADILLFFAEAENELSGPSGAAYDAVNQIRERAGIAPLEAGLSKEAFQEAVFQERAWELYSEGHRRWDLLRTGRYIQQMESVGIPTESRYVLFPIPLAELDANKELTQNDGY; this is encoded by the coding sequence ATGAAAAATATACTTATTCCAATAGTCGCGATTACCCTAATGGTCTCATGTGAAAGTAATCTAGAGGAAGAACCTTTTTCGTTTATTACAAATGATAATTTTTTCAATACCGAAGAAGATGCCATATCGGGGGTCAACGCAGTCTATCAAAACTTAAGGGAAGGTGGTTTTTACGGAAGTACGTACGTCACGTTGTCAGAAGTTGGGGCAGATATTATAGAATATCGAAGTGATGGTGATGCAGAATTCATAGGTTTTGACAAAAATCAATTTGGTTCGGCATTCGGACCTCTGAACAATTTTTGGACCCAGGCTTACAGTACTATTAATCGTGCGAATACAGTAATCGTAAATACAACCTTGGATAGTGAGATAGGAGATAGGGTGGTGGCAGAAGCGACATTCCTAAGGGCACTTACGTATTTTAATCTGGTTCGGGCCTTTGGTGATGTTCCGCTGGTTCTGATACCTCCAGAAGGGATAGACAATCTGGCCATCCCAAGAGTGGAATCTTCTCAAGTTTATGATCAAATAATCACCGATTTGAATCAAATAATTGGTGATGGAGACCTTCCCGAAACATATGGAAATTCTTCTGACATAGGTCGGGCAACATTGGGTGCGGCCCAAGCCTTACTGGCCGAAATTCATCTTACCTTGGGTAATTATTCAGAAGCAAGAGATCTTGCGCAGCAGATAATATCATCGGGCACCTATCAACTCTTTGATACCTATAATGATGTTTTTGACCTTGCCAATGAAAATGGTATAGAGCATATATTTTCCATTCAGTACAGCTGTGTAGAGCCGCAGTTTGGTAGTGGTTATGCACAGTCATTTGCCGTGGATTTTCTATATCCTGGATTCGGTGGATTAATGGTGAACGAAGCTTTTGTAGCATCCTTTGATGCCAACGATGTTCGTTCCGAGCTTATCTATACCGAAAAGATAACGGAATCGGGCGAGATACTGGAGGTGAAACAACTGCCAAGACACGACAAGTTTTTTGACCCCTCACCCTGTGGCAATAGTAGGGCGAAAAACAACTGGATTGTATACAGGTTTGCTGATATTTTATTGTTTTTCGCGGAGGCAGAGAATGAACTGTCCGGACCTAGCGGTGCCGCGTATGATGCAGTGAACCAAATCAGGGAACGGGCAGGAATAGCACCCTTGGAAGCTGGTCTGTCAAAAGAAGCTTTTCAAGAAGCTGTTTTTCAAGAGCGTGCTTGGGAGCTTTATTCAGAAGGGCATCGAAGATGGGATTTGCTTAGAACGGGCCGTTATATACAACAAATGGAAAGTGTTGGCATTCCAACAGAGAGTAGATATGTATTGTTTCCGATTCCTTTGGCAGAGTTGGATGCCAATAAAGAGTTGACCCAAAACGACGGATATTGA
- a CDS encoding FAD-dependent oxidoreductase → MQKRIIFCSLLSCILLSCLSQEKESFDVVVYGGTPGGVISAVAASRNGAKVLLIEQTNHVGGLSTSGINTAESEHMINKAITGIALEFYVRMGEKFPDGYFETFFNGRTLNFKKGDPAFFFESHVAEEMYNEMLEEAGVNVTFGKYVDSVSKKAGTIDQIILTDGTTVNGEIFIDASYEGDLMARSGVTYTYGREGRSKYNESYAGIRFMDDTISARTVDHSGKILPYFSKDSGLKAGEGDDRVMNYNFRLSTTKVDSNKVEIQRPVDYNPSQFSLLRDFLKSYPETKLNKLIGIYDRGSGKFEFNNKQDAIISLGLFGGNREYPDADYDKRQEIYDNHKSYTLGFLYFLGHDGSVPENLRQEMRSFGFSKDEFVDNDHFPYYLYIREARRMVGDFVLTQHDILDDRSKEDAVMLGSHWIDSHHVQRVQVSDSTFTNEGRIWHKVTEPYEIPYGVLLPKKDEVTNLLVPVCSSLSHVAFCSYRLESTWMQMGHVAGTAAALSLKKKTTPAELEIDILREQLAKEGVIYKIGNLGDYDDYDNE, encoded by the coding sequence ATGCAAAAACGGATAATTTTTTGTTCACTCCTGTCATGTATCCTTTTATCATGTTTATCCCAAGAAAAGGAGTCTTTTGATGTAGTGGTCTATGGAGGTACCCCTGGAGGGGTTATCTCCGCGGTGGCGGCATCAAGGAACGGTGCTAAAGTATTGCTCATAGAACAAACAAACCATGTTGGTGGGCTAAGTACGAGCGGTATCAATACGGCGGAATCTGAACATATGATCAACAAGGCGATTACGGGAATCGCATTGGAATTTTATGTTAGGATGGGAGAGAAATTTCCAGATGGATATTTTGAGACCTTTTTTAATGGAAGAACACTGAATTTTAAGAAGGGCGACCCTGCGTTCTTTTTTGAATCCCACGTTGCGGAAGAGATGTATAATGAGATGCTCGAAGAAGCAGGGGTCAACGTGACCTTTGGCAAATATGTCGACTCCGTTAGTAAAAAGGCAGGAACGATCGATCAAATTATTCTTACCGACGGTACAACTGTTAATGGGGAAATATTCATAGATGCGTCTTATGAAGGTGATTTAATGGCACGTTCCGGTGTCACTTACACCTACGGACGAGAAGGCCGAAGTAAGTACAATGAATCTTACGCAGGAATCCGTTTTATGGATGATACGATTAGTGCGCGCACCGTTGATCACAGCGGTAAAATACTACCATATTTCTCAAAAGATTCTGGCTTAAAGGCAGGTGAAGGCGATGACAGGGTAATGAACTATAATTTTCGCTTATCAACTACAAAGGTTGACAGCAACAAAGTTGAGATTCAAAGACCCGTTGATTACAATCCATCTCAGTTCAGCCTATTGCGGGACTTTCTAAAAAGCTACCCTGAGACTAAGCTCAATAAACTGATTGGCATCTATGATAGAGGTAGTGGCAAGTTTGAGTTCAATAATAAACAAGACGCCATAATATCCTTGGGTCTTTTTGGAGGTAATCGGGAGTATCCGGATGCAGACTATGACAAACGCCAGGAAATATACGATAACCATAAGTCCTATACGCTTGGGTTTCTATATTTCCTCGGTCATGATGGTTCGGTACCGGAGAATTTACGGCAAGAGATGCGTTCTTTTGGGTTTAGCAAGGATGAATTTGTTGACAACGATCATTTTCCGTACTACTTGTATATCAGGGAAGCGCGGAGGATGGTAGGTGATTTTGTTTTAACCCAACACGATATTCTGGATGATAGAAGCAAAGAAGATGCTGTAATGTTGGGTTCCCATTGGATCGACTCACACCATGTGCAAAGGGTACAGGTTTCCGATTCTACTTTTACCAATGAGGGAAGAATTTGGCATAAGGTGACCGAGCCTTATGAAATTCCCTATGGGGTGTTGCTTCCTAAAAAAGACGAAGTCACCAATCTTTTGGTACCTGTTTGTAGCTCGTTGTCCCATGTGGCATTCTGCTCATATCGGCTTGAATCTACGTGGATGCAGATGGGCCATGTGGCAGGTACTGCGGCGGCCCTTTCCTTAAAGAAAAAGACGACCCCCGCCGAATTGGAAATTGATATACTCAGAGAACAACTAGCGAAAGAAGGGGTAATCTATAAAATTGGGAATCTCGGAGACTATGATGATTACGACAACGAATAG
- a CDS encoding carbon starvation protein A yields the protein MISFLISIGILVIGYFTYGKFMERVFGVDKNRDTPAIRLHDDVDFVPLPTWRIFLIQFLNIAGLGPIFGAIAGAMFGPSAFLWIVLGSIFAGAVHDYFSGMLSLRNDGLSISEVVGIYLGPKVKTMMRFFTVTLLIFVGTVFLVGPAKIIDGMMGNLWGVWAWVGIILVYYVLSTLLPIDKLIGKLYPIFGIAMLLMAVGLLVPLFFGDYQIPELVPANIGNMTTNTEETPLFPILFVTIACGAISGFHATQSPLMARCIKNEKSGRRIFYGSMITEGIVALIWAAAAMTFFGDVTELNNAMNANNNNAAWAANEISLNMLGGAGGILALLGIVAAPITSGDTAFRSARLILSDVFKSDQNKLRNRLYVALPLFAIAFVLTQIDFGVIWRYFAWSNQTLATVVLWAITAYLIFENKLYWVTLVPALFMTMVCSTYILIAKEGFQLENNTAYLVGAVITIIIATLFWGYVTKRRNFSMVS from the coding sequence ATGATTTCATTTCTTATTTCCATAGGCATCTTGGTCATAGGCTACTTCACTTATGGCAAATTCATGGAAAGGGTTTTCGGTGTTGACAAAAATCGAGATACTCCCGCCATACGGCTTCATGATGATGTTGATTTCGTACCCCTACCTACATGGCGTATTTTTCTGATACAGTTTCTCAACATAGCAGGTTTAGGACCAATTTTTGGAGCTATTGCAGGAGCCATGTTCGGGCCTTCGGCCTTTTTGTGGATAGTGCTGGGAAGCATTTTTGCGGGGGCGGTACATGATTATTTTTCTGGAATGCTGTCTCTTCGAAACGACGGTCTAAGTATAAGTGAGGTTGTGGGCATTTACCTGGGCCCAAAGGTAAAGACCATGATGCGGTTCTTTACTGTAACACTTCTGATTTTTGTAGGTACGGTCTTTTTGGTCGGCCCGGCGAAAATAATTGATGGTATGATGGGCAACCTCTGGGGAGTATGGGCATGGGTAGGCATAATTTTGGTGTATTATGTTTTATCTACGTTACTGCCAATCGATAAACTTATTGGCAAACTCTATCCAATTTTCGGAATCGCTATGTTATTGATGGCCGTGGGTCTTCTTGTTCCGTTGTTCTTTGGAGACTATCAAATTCCTGAGCTCGTCCCGGCAAACATTGGTAATATGACTACCAATACAGAAGAAACCCCTTTGTTCCCAATTTTGTTCGTCACCATTGCCTGTGGGGCCATATCAGGTTTTCATGCCACACAATCCCCTCTAATGGCGCGTTGCATTAAAAATGAAAAATCTGGAAGAAGAATTTTTTATGGCTCCATGATAACCGAAGGTATAGTCGCACTTATATGGGCGGCCGCGGCCATGACATTTTTTGGTGATGTTACCGAGTTGAACAATGCAATGAATGCCAATAATAATAATGCAGCATGGGCCGCCAACGAGATATCACTGAACATGTTGGGTGGTGCCGGGGGTATTTTGGCCTTGTTGGGTATTGTTGCGGCTCCGATTACTTCCGGTGATACTGCATTTCGATCTGCTCGGCTCATTCTATCGGATGTTTTTAAATCGGATCAAAATAAATTACGAAACAGGTTATATGTTGCATTGCCTCTATTCGCAATTGCCTTCGTGCTCACCCAAATCGACTTCGGAGTTATTTGGAGGTACTTTGCATGGAGCAATCAAACTTTAGCGACGGTGGTATTATGGGCCATTACAGCCTATTTAATATTCGAAAATAAACTGTACTGGGTAACCCTTGTACCGGCCTTGTTCATGACCATGGTTTGTAGCACCTATATTTTGATTGCCAAAGAGGGCTTTCAGCTAGAAAACAACACAGCCTATTTAGTCGGGGCTGTAATAACTATTATTATAGCCACCCTCTTTTGGGGATATGTTACAAAAAGAAGGAATTTTAGTATGGTAAGTTAA
- a CDS encoding sugar porter family MFS transporter codes for MKNNITVLAVIAALGGFLFGYDTAIISGTIGFVKVQFDLNTVTEGWYVSSALLGTILGVAFAGVLSDKYGRKNILIASGAFFAISAIGCAISGTFDQLVMYRMLGGIGVGIASMLSPLYISEIAPAKNRGILVALYQLAITLGILVAYFANAYFLSVSTSVDFSQSSKMVQKIYVTELWRVMLGSEAVPALIFLFLLFILPRSPRWLIMKGKTKKAKTILLRFMDDDGANLEIHNVKQVLSEKSISIKKLFSGPFKQAVLIGVLLAVLSQLSGINAIIYYGPKILEEGGLLIGEALGGQVIIGVINVLFTFVALWKIDNLGRRPLLKFGVLGIMISLITVGLLFYFEVGNTTVLMIFILIFIACFAFSFGPVLWVLLSEIYPLKMRGSAMSIGTMAVWIGTAFVGQMTPWFLENLKAHGTFWFFAACMVPALYLIVYVLPETKGKTLEEIENYWLSKKNKVK; via the coding sequence TTGAAAAACAACATCACTGTCCTTGCCGTAATTGCCGCACTTGGCGGATTTCTATTTGGATATGATACAGCTATAATATCAGGTACTATTGGTTTTGTCAAAGTACAATTTGACTTGAATACGGTGACCGAAGGTTGGTATGTAAGTTCAGCCCTTCTAGGTACTATTTTGGGAGTGGCTTTTGCAGGAGTATTAAGTGATAAATATGGTCGAAAAAATATCTTGATTGCTTCAGGAGCTTTCTTTGCGATATCTGCTATCGGCTGTGCCATATCGGGTACTTTTGACCAATTGGTAATGTATCGAATGTTGGGTGGGATCGGAGTGGGTATCGCTTCAATGTTATCTCCTCTTTATATTTCAGAAATCGCCCCAGCCAAGAATCGTGGCATTTTAGTGGCACTTTATCAACTAGCGATCACTTTGGGCATTTTAGTGGCTTATTTTGCCAACGCCTATTTTCTTTCGGTATCTACATCGGTTGATTTTAGCCAAAGCTCTAAGATGGTTCAAAAGATTTATGTAACTGAATTGTGGAGAGTCATGTTAGGAAGTGAAGCTGTGCCGGCCTTGATCTTTTTGTTTTTGTTGTTCATTTTACCAAGAAGCCCGCGCTGGTTGATAATGAAAGGGAAAACGAAAAAGGCAAAAACAATATTGCTTCGGTTCATGGATGATGATGGGGCGAACTTAGAAATCCATAACGTAAAGCAAGTACTTTCTGAAAAATCAATAAGTATCAAAAAACTCTTTTCAGGGCCATTTAAACAAGCTGTTCTCATTGGTGTATTGTTGGCGGTTTTGAGTCAATTAAGCGGAATAAATGCCATCATATACTATGGGCCAAAGATTTTGGAAGAAGGAGGTTTACTGATAGGGGAGGCACTTGGGGGACAAGTAATTATTGGTGTCATAAACGTACTTTTCACTTTCGTAGCACTATGGAAAATTGATAATCTAGGTAGAAGGCCCCTATTGAAATTTGGTGTACTGGGTATAATGATTTCATTGATTACCGTTGGTCTTTTATTCTATTTTGAGGTAGGGAACACTACTGTTTTAATGATTTTCATCCTAATCTTTATCGCATGCTTTGCTTTTTCATTTGGTCCCGTACTCTGGGTGCTACTCTCTGAAATCTATCCCTTGAAGATGAGGGGTTCTGCAATGTCAATAGGCACAATGGCTGTTTGGATCGGAACTGCTTTTGTAGGGCAAATGACCCCTTGGTTTTTAGAAAACCTCAAAGCACATGGTACGTTCTGGTTCTTTGCGGCGTGTATGGTTCCAGCCTTGTATTTGATAGTTTACGTATTGCCCGAAACTAAAGGTAAGACCTTGGAAGAAATCGAGAACTATTGGCTATCCAAAAAGAATAAGGTAAAATAA